One Salvia splendens isolate huo1 chromosome 22, SspV2, whole genome shotgun sequence DNA segment encodes these proteins:
- the LOC121786725 gene encoding uncharacterized protein LOC121786725, with protein MADNNEIPPPVVRFGDTLRSGIEYPGECAYANDNVNIPPHYISLVNGGNLFHGRDDEDPVSHLNAFYELTNSHRPPNVEHHRIKRALFPFSLREKARAWYDSLPGYNIATFQELKSLFLVEYNSPMKIEKLREEITSFRQKYDESFAEAWKRFTELIRKCPSHGLAPGHDLLKFYKGLNSEGTGLVTAGSNGNLDDLTHDEVRALFQRLANNQRNWHNPRRGADRAGDTFGATKDAERVTAIEAQLADISTQMSSMTKAVKSLQLTPQPQAVTVMRCRLCQGGHHTDQCPSLQGPPVEDVNYIGNNRQGFNQGNQYNNQQNWRPQQTGWNQASPSNNSGNQWRNNTQPPGYEKKPSVEDQLGQILSFMNKSQKENENFKERTVEKFGQMEATMRNLETQIGQLATASHTRIPNTIPSNTVPNPRGNEQCKAVTLRSGRELDSTPLMDGQEQAASGSKEHGEESDTSGKCSAEEKGKKIVEMESKKKILTSPALDPKSKFNFPDHIPPPPYPTKRKKRVPKEKSFEWMMNVIRKVNVDVSLVDLFTNFPKFSKFFKDMMANKEKLQDEGIVALSMNCSQLISGMMPMKKRDPGSCVIPCEIGNTIFTKCLLDQGSGISLMALKTARAIGLEDRMEPIDIALQLADHSIVKPTGIVEDVLVKVDKFIIPVDFIVLDMPEDKEVPILFGRPFLATGDVLLGAKDNSVTFRINGEQVTINVEKAMKHPSDAKACFRVDVLDKCIFDKMFARHF; from the exons ATGGCAGATAACAATGAGATTCCACCACCCGTGGTGAGGTTTGGCGACACTCTGAGATCGGGAATTGAGTACCCAGGGGAGTGTGCCTACGCAAATGACAACGtcaacattccacctcactacatCAGTTTGGTGAATGGAGGAAATCTTTTTCATGGACGGGATGATGAAGATCCGGTGAGCCATTTGAATGCCTTCTACGAGCTGACAAATTCTCATAGACCTCCAAATGTGGAGCATCATCGGATTAAGAGGGCCttatttccattctcattgAGGGAGAAGGCAAGAGCGTGGTATGACTCATTACCGGGCTACAACATAGCAACTTTCCAAGAGTTGAAGTCGTTGTTTCTTGTGGAATACAACTCTccaatgaagattgagaagttgagagaggagatcaccTCATTCCGACAGAAGTATGATGAGTCCTTCGCGGAGGCATGGAAGAGATTCACGGAGTTGATAAGGAAATGCCCAAGTCACGGactagctccggggcatgaccttttgaaattctacaaGGGACTCAATAGTGAAGGCACGGGATTGGTGACTGCAGGTTCGAATGGGAACCTAGATGATCTAACTCACGATGAGGTGAGGGCTTTGTTTCAAAGGCTGGCCAACAATCAACGGAATTGGCACAATCCAAGGCGAGGGGCTGATAGAGCAGGAGATACATTTGGTGCTACAAAGGATGCGGAAAGAGTGACCGCAATTGAGGCTCAACTGGCGGACATTAGCACTCAAATGTCGTCGATGACAAAGGCAGTTAAATCTCTTCAACTGACTCCTCAACCCCAAGCTGTGACGGTGATGAGATGCAGGTTGTGCCAAGGCGggcatcatactgatcagtgcCCAAGTCTTCAAGGACCTCCCGTGGAGGATGTGAACTATATTGGCAACAATCGCCAAGGGTTCAATCAAGGCAACCAATATAACAATCAGCAAAATTGGAGGCCTCAACAAACGGGATGGAATCAAGCTAGTCCTAGCAACAACTCGGGTAATCAATGGAGGAACAATACTCAACCCccgggttatgagaagaagccatcAGTCGAAGATCAGTTGGGACAGATTCTCTCTTTTATGAAtaagagtcaaaaggagaatgaGAATTTCAAGGAAAGAACAGTGGAAAAGTTTGGACAGATGGAGGCGACAATGAGGAATCTCGAGACTCAGATTGGACAGCTTGCCACGGCATCACACACGAGGATTCCTAACACCATCCCAAGTAATACTGTACCTAATCCTAGAGGCAATGAACAGTGTAAGGCAGTGACTTTGAGAAGTGGTCGCGAGTTGGATTCGACACCATTAATGGACGgccaag aacaggctgcatcCGGCAGCAAGGAACATGGTGAAGAATCCGATACAAGTGGAAAGTGTTCAGCAGAAGAGAAGGGTAAGAAGATAGTGGAAATGGAGTCAAAGAAAAAGATATTGACAAGTCCAGCACTAGATCCGAAAAGCAAGTTCAACTTCCCCGATCATATTCCTCCTCCACCATATCCAACCAAAAGGAAGAAGAGGGTCCCCAAAGAGAAAAGCTTTGAGTGGATGATGAACGTGATCCGGAAAGTTAATGTGGATGTATCATTGGTGGACCTCTTCACTAATTTCCCCAAGTTCTCCAAGTTTTTCAAGGATATGATGGCAAACAAGGAGAAATTGCAAGATGAGGGGATAGTGGCCttgagcatgaattgctcaCAACTGATTTCGGGAATGATGCCAATGAAGAAGAGGGATCCGGGAAGTTGTGTGATTCCTTGTGAGATCGGTAACACAATCTTCACGAAATGCTTATTAGATCAAGGATCGGGGATCTCACTGATGGCTTTAAAAACTGCTAGAGCCATTGGATTAGAGGACAGAATGGAGCCCATCGACATTGCTCTACAATTGGCTGATCATTCCATCGTGAAGCCCACTGGAATAGTAGAGGATGTCTTGGTCAAAGTCGACAAATTTATCATCCCCGTTGACTTCATAGTCTTGGACATGCCCGAGGACAAAGAGGTACCAATTCTGTTTGGTAGACCATTTCTCGCCACGGGAGATGTGTTGCTTGGAGCAAAGGACAACTCAGTCACGTTCagaattaatggtgagcaaGTGACCATTAATGTTGAGAAAGCGATGAAGCATCCTAGTGATGCAAAAGCGTGTTTTAGAGTTGATGTCCTCGATAAGTGCATTTTTGACAAGATGTTTGCTCGGCATTTTTGA